From a region of the Candidatus Poribacteria bacterium genome:
- a CDS encoding sulfotransferase domain-containing protein, translating into MGNLGKIQLMIVGAQKAGTSSLLRYLAQHPDIHTHAQPEMTFFLQAREYTRGYEWAFGKYFTGQNSHDEIQDKHLIAKNVMVMHSPEVMQRIYEHNPEIHLVVLLREPVARAYSAYWWARRRGWENIKTYEKALAAEETRLNEGWFKWRQCAYQYNGIYYPHVKNLITQFGAGHVHCVLTDDLKDNAEAVCQQLFACIGISADFSPTIGERHNQATLPRSERFNFLFTQFLASHNPLRRAIRKLVPDATAYKLRKAVLDWNDRSPTENMGSVPPPINPQTRERQMAYFQPFNDQLAALLDRDLSSWNS; encoded by the coding sequence ATGGGAAACTTGGGAAAAATCCAGTTGATGATTGTTGGCGCGCAGAAGGCGGGGACCTCTTCGCTCCTCCGCTACTTGGCGCAGCATCCCGATATCCACACGCATGCCCAACCGGAGATGACGTTCTTCCTGCAGGCGCGTGAATATACGCGCGGGTATGAATGGGCTTTTGGGAAATACTTTACTGGACAGAATTCCCACGATGAGATTCAGGATAAGCATCTGATCGCGAAGAATGTGATGGTGATGCATTCACCGGAAGTCATGCAACGGATTTATGAACACAATCCTGAGATACACCTCGTCGTCCTCCTACGGGAACCTGTCGCGCGAGCGTATTCTGCCTATTGGTGGGCTCGGCGGAGAGGGTGGGAGAACATCAAAACTTATGAAAAGGCACTTGCTGCCGAGGAAACCCGCCTGAACGAAGGCTGGTTTAAATGGAGACAATGCGCTTATCAATACAACGGCATCTATTACCCGCATGTCAAGAATTTGATAACCCAATTTGGTGCCGGTCACGTGCATTGCGTCTTAACCGATGATTTAAAGGATAACGCCGAAGCTGTCTGTCAGCAACTCTTTGCGTGTATAGGGATCAGTGCGGATTTCAGCCCCACAATCGGTGAACGGCATAACCAAGCCACGCTGCCGCGTTCCGAGCGGTTCAACTTTCTGTTTACACAATTTCTGGCATCTCATAATCCGCTCAGGAGAGCCATTCGCAAACTCGTTCCAGATGCTACCGCTTACAAGTTGAGAAAAGCCGTTCTGGATTGGAACGACAGGTCTCCGACGGAAAATATGGGTTCAGTACCGCCTCCCATCAATCCACAGACGCGTGAACGCCAGATGGCGTATTTTCAGCCATTTAACGATCAATTGGCTGCGTTATTAGACAGAGATCTTTCTTCTTGGAATTCTTAA
- a CDS encoding sulfotransferase codes for MEQSGTMPRFNRLKSVADYRYLIIGGTTKAATTSLFIYLADHPSICAATYKETRFFLSGDYPLPSKYRYREDQQGGAVEEYNLLFPDVDGTQLRMESTPDYLYCNAARERIATSLPHAKLVFSLREPISRLISWYRFAKQIGKLPQTLSFDAYVELLFATTNRHEKTEEQHLQTLQQGCYTIYLEHYFNRFGPERVHILFYEKLAAQPADTMAKLCDFAGIDAGFYGDYGFKVTNRTQQMRNSELHRKYRDFRFRLRQWTHDKPIIHIPLRSIRRTIEPLYLRLNAQTDEETQVSEETRHRLIDYYTSDVQALGELMGASIPWETWEKSS; via the coding sequence GTGGAACAAAGTGGAACGATGCCCAGATTCAATCGTTTAAAGAGTGTTGCGGACTATCGCTATCTCATCATAGGGGGGACCACGAAGGCAGCGACAACCTCGCTGTTTATCTATCTTGCCGACCACCCATCTATTTGTGCTGCCACCTACAAGGAAACCCGGTTTTTTCTCAGCGGTGACTATCCGCTTCCGTCAAAATACCGATATAGAGAAGATCAACAGGGGGGGGCTGTGGAAGAATACAATCTTTTGTTTCCTGATGTTGATGGAACGCAGCTTCGGATGGAGTCGACCCCTGACTATCTATATTGTAATGCAGCCCGTGAGAGAATTGCTACATCGCTACCCCATGCAAAGTTAGTCTTCAGTCTCCGTGAACCGATTTCCAGGTTGATCTCTTGGTATCGATTTGCAAAACAAATTGGCAAGTTGCCCCAAACTTTGAGTTTTGACGCGTATGTTGAATTGCTTTTCGCTACTACGAATCGCCATGAAAAGACAGAAGAACAGCACTTGCAAACACTTCAGCAGGGGTGTTATACTATCTATCTGGAGCATTATTTTAACCGATTCGGTCCGGAGCGTGTCCACATCCTTTTTTATGAGAAACTTGCCGCACAACCCGCGGACACTATGGCAAAATTATGTGACTTCGCTGGTATTGATGCCGGTTTTTATGGCGATTACGGCTTTAAAGTAACAAATCGGACGCAGCAGATGCGAAATTCTGAGTTGCATCGAAAATATAGGGACTTCCGGTTTCGATTGCGACAGTGGACGCATGACAAACCGATCATTCATATCCCGTTGCGATCCATAAGACGAACAATTGAACCACTCTATCTCCGATTGAACGCGCAGACGGATGAGGAGACGCAGGTGTCAGAAGAAACGCGACACCGTTTGATCGATTATTACACGTCGGATGTTCAGGCTCTCGGCGAATTGATGGGGGCATCGATACCATGGGAAACTTGGGAAAAATCCAGTTGA
- a CDS encoding NAD-dependent epimerase/dehydratase family protein yields MKKTVLVTGGAGFMGAHVINELLRQGDTDVVALDDLSGGFRENLNPAATFVEGSILDVSLINRLCEQYQFDYIYHLAAYAAEGLSHFIKRFNYQNNLIGSVNLINAAVNYNVKRFVFTSSIAVYGANQLPMHEALIPMPEDSYGIAKYAVEQELATAKRLFGLEYTIFRPHNVYGELQNIGDKYRNVIGIFMNNIMQGEPLVIFGDGEQTRAFTHIADVAPHIARVVDIPETSGEVFNVGSDKHVSVNELADLVMTAMGKEVSVINVRAREEVKHAYCTHEKFHGVFGETSQVALPEGLERMAAWAQAVGPRTSAPFTDIEIRKNLPESWNF; encoded by the coding sequence ATGAAAAAGACAGTGTTAGTCACAGGGGGCGCGGGCTTTATGGGCGCCCACGTAATTAATGAACTTCTTCGCCAGGGAGACACAGACGTTGTTGCCCTTGATGACTTGAGCGGCGGTTTCCGTGAGAACCTGAACCCTGCCGCAACCTTTGTTGAAGGGAGTATCCTCGATGTGTCGCTGATAAATCGACTCTGTGAGCAATACCAATTCGACTATATCTATCATCTCGCTGCCTATGCAGCGGAAGGGCTCAGTCACTTCATCAAACGCTTTAACTACCAGAACAACCTCATCGGGAGTGTCAATCTCATCAATGCAGCCGTAAATTACAACGTCAAACGGTTTGTGTTCACCTCCTCCATCGCTGTTTACGGCGCGAACCAACTCCCGATGCACGAGGCACTTATCCCAATGCCCGAAGATTCCTACGGTATCGCCAAATACGCCGTTGAACAGGAACTTGCCACCGCAAAGCGACTCTTCGGTTTGGAGTATACTATTTTCCGTCCGCACAACGTCTACGGTGAACTCCAGAATATCGGTGACAAGTATCGAAACGTCATTGGTATTTTCATGAATAATATTATGCAAGGGGAACCGTTAGTTATCTTTGGAGACGGTGAACAGACGCGCGCCTTCACACATATCGCCGATGTCGCCCCACATATCGCTCGCGTTGTGGATATACCCGAAACCTCTGGAGAGGTTTTTAACGTCGGATCGGATAAGCATGTATCCGTCAACGAATTGGCAGACTTGGTGATGACAGCGATGGGAAAGGAAGTCTCTGTTATCAACGTGCGTGCAAGAGAAGAGGTGAAGCACGCGTATTGCACACACGAGAAATTCCACGGTGTCTTCGGAGAAACATCACAAGTCGCCCTTCCCGAAGGGTTAGAGAGAATGGCAGCTTGGGCGCAGGCCGTTGGTCCCCGCACTTCCGCTCCATTTACTGATATCGAAATTCGCAAAAATCTACCCGAAAGTTGGAATTTTTAA
- a CDS encoding T9SS type A sorting domain-containing protein, which translates to MRILITLLIIFSLLSTAFSEIRFEDVSQQAGITRIGESWGNAWGDFDGDGYLDLWATNHRHKPSLYRNNGDGTFTNVIDEVWDANPTADTHGVAWADFDNDGDQDLIVLSGSGGGLSGVRDNHANHFYVNENGLLIERAKELGVDYPLLRSRTPLWLDSNHDGRLDLLMTGIPRQGKGGASITSALFGQTTNGFENISTFAGFSFSESAALAQYADITADGNMEIVLSYHKYPLAIYDTSGTSFKDLIGTLGISRGYSVHDAAIADFNGDLRPDIFLARGIYQSYAGQIDSHKLELNLRGNSDEIGISFKTEGDVFFQIYSEWGPRLPLVNIGADGHLVTKFEGGEFQGVTPNLRSATFKITLSPDDPRVVGLKPRPENANYGIYVGYQPETKRWTLLSQKKPAIVLVEAMQPISEFQTINFSLTDLRDQPPSQLLINRGDEFRNAPNMEAFNTFEDGRCVAVGDFDNDMDVDIYVVRSWASANVPNRLYTNLGNGRFLKSLDADEVSGSSNGRGQSATVADYDKDGYLDLFLTNGRAEYPFSEGPDQLFRNVGGGNNWLQIDLEGTVSNRDGIGARVFATTPDGKTQLRENGGGIHWAQQDQKRIHFGLAQNQTVSELVIHWPSGIVQKLTDVTVNQVLHVVEDGVQTSIPGDVNRDGHVDILDLLKVMVHFGENPPTDIRVDTNKDKQVDLEDLVWIIKIIEENQSVAAAPTQKHQTTPRSTAVSNSVASLSNAAIVFLHSFYQKIEEIPGDATQIALVKRFLEQLLMSIDGPLETKLYANYPNPFNPETWIPYQLATDSDITIRIYDTTGRIVRTLFIGHQISGYYLSRSKAAYWDGKNELGEHVASGVYVYELETPTFTQTRRLVIVK; encoded by the coding sequence ATGCGGATTTTAATAACGTTACTGATCATTTTTTCCCTGCTGTCCACGGCGTTCAGTGAAATACGATTTGAAGATGTATCACAGCAGGCGGGAATCACTCGAATCGGTGAAAGTTGGGGGAATGCTTGGGGAGATTTTGACGGCGACGGATACCTTGACTTATGGGCGACGAATCATCGACATAAACCAAGTTTATATCGGAATAATGGTGACGGCACCTTTACAAATGTTATTGACGAGGTTTGGGACGCGAATCCCACTGCAGATACACACGGCGTAGCATGGGCTGACTTCGATAACGATGGCGACCAAGATCTGATTGTATTGTCAGGGAGTGGAGGCGGTTTAAGTGGGGTGCGCGATAACCACGCTAACCACTTCTATGTGAACGAGAACGGGCTGTTGATAGAGCGCGCCAAAGAACTGGGTGTGGATTATCCACTTTTGCGGAGTAGGACACCGCTCTGGCTTGATTCAAACCATGATGGACGACTTGATCTCCTTATGACGGGGATTCCCAGACAGGGTAAGGGCGGTGCCTCAATCACGTCTGCTTTGTTCGGACAAACCACGAATGGCTTTGAAAACATCAGCACCTTCGCCGGATTCTCTTTCTCAGAAAGTGCCGCACTTGCACAATACGCTGACATAACTGCAGACGGAAATATGGAAATCGTCCTTAGTTATCACAAATACCCGCTCGCGATATATGATACATCCGGAACTTCCTTTAAGGACCTAATTGGAACACTCGGTATTTCCAGGGGGTATTCTGTACATGATGCCGCAATTGCAGATTTCAATGGAGATTTACGTCCTGATATCTTTCTTGCCCGTGGAATCTATCAATCCTACGCAGGACAGATAGATTCCCATAAATTAGAATTGAATCTGCGCGGCAATTCAGATGAGATAGGGATTAGTTTCAAAACGGAAGGTGATGTCTTTTTTCAGATTTATTCAGAATGGGGACCGCGATTGCCCTTAGTGAACATCGGAGCCGATGGACACTTGGTGACAAAGTTTGAGGGAGGCGAGTTTCAAGGTGTAACGCCAAACCTCCGATCCGCGACCTTTAAAATTACACTCTCTCCAGATGATCCAAGAGTCGTCGGGCTGAAACCGCGCCCTGAAAATGCCAACTATGGGATTTACGTAGGGTATCAACCGGAGACAAAAAGATGGACGCTCCTCTCTCAGAAGAAACCTGCCATAGTCTTGGTAGAAGCGATGCAACCTATATCAGAATTCCAAACTATTAACTTTTCACTGACAGACTTGCGCGATCAACCGCCGTCTCAGCTCCTGATTAACCGAGGAGACGAATTCCGGAATGCCCCAAACATGGAGGCTTTCAATACTTTTGAAGACGGGCGCTGTGTCGCAGTAGGCGACTTTGATAACGATATGGATGTAGACATCTATGTTGTCCGTTCATGGGCATCTGCTAATGTTCCCAATCGTCTCTATACAAACCTTGGTAATGGTCGCTTCCTTAAAAGCCTGGATGCTGATGAAGTTTCCGGGAGTTCGAATGGGAGAGGACAAAGTGCCACTGTCGCAGATTACGATAAGGATGGTTACCTCGACCTTTTTCTCACAAACGGGCGAGCCGAATACCCTTTTAGCGAGGGGCCCGATCAGCTTTTCCGAAACGTTGGGGGTGGTAATAATTGGTTGCAAATTGATTTAGAGGGGACGGTTTCCAATCGCGATGGAATCGGCGCAAGGGTTTTCGCAACTACGCCTGACGGCAAAACTCAACTCCGAGAAAATGGAGGCGGCATTCACTGGGCGCAACAAGACCAGAAACGCATCCATTTTGGACTTGCACAGAACCAAACTGTCAGTGAATTGGTCATTCATTGGCCCAGCGGTATCGTTCAAAAATTGACAGATGTAACAGTCAACCAAGTGTTACACGTCGTTGAAGATGGGGTTCAAACATCAATTCCCGGCGATGTCAATCGGGATGGACACGTGGATATACTTGACCTCCTTAAGGTCATGGTACACTTCGGAGAAAATCCTCCTACAGACATACGAGTTGATACCAATAAAGATAAGCAAGTAGACCTTGAAGATCTGGTTTGGATTATCAAGATTATTGAAGAAAATCAAAGCGTCGCTGCAGCACCGACTCAGAAACATCAAACTACCCCGAGATCCACTGCTGTATCAAATAGTGTTGCTTCGTTATCAAATGCCGCTATCGTGTTCCTCCATTCTTTTTACCAAAAAATTGAAGAAATCCCAGGAGACGCTACACAAATAGCATTGGTAAAACGCTTTTTAGAACAACTGTTGATGTCTATTGATGGTCCCTTGGAGACCAAACTCTATGCCAACTATCCGAACCCCTTTAATCCAGAGACTTGGATCCCTTATCAACTCGCAACAGATAGTGATATCACAATACGCATCTACGACACAACAGGGCGTATCGTGAGGACCCTTTTCATTGGGCATCAAATATCAGGGTATTACCTGAGTCGAAGTAAAGCCGCATATTGGGATGGCAAAAACGAATTAGGGGAGCACGTGGCGAGTGGCGTTTACGTATATGAGTTAGAAACACCAACATTCACACAGACAAGACGGCTCGTCATAGTGAAATAG
- a CDS encoding glycosyltransferase family 4 protein translates to MHTILNVSQNHYVRGGSDRYFFVLAELLRKHGHRIIPFTAADPENESSEWERYFPRGANFEQPAVGDLFRFLYSYDAVKSIRGLLKHTEIDLAHFHIYYGKLTASILGELKKAGIPLIQTLHDFKLTCPVHSHISNDEICEACAGKHFWRALPKRCNKGSLARTALSVTESYFSQILGSHDKFDHFISVCHFNRKKMISYGIPEDKISTVHNFVEVSDITPNFKAGNYLLYFGRLYRSKGIFTLMEAAMPLKHVPLYIVGDGEAMPELQRMREQNECEHIHLLGFKQGDELRELIQNCIGMVLPSELYENCPMSILEAYAYGKPAIGADIGGIPELIVDGVDGFLFPPGRQEALRERLLWMFEHKSEATEMGRAARHKVETEFNANIHYEKIMSIYQQFL, encoded by the coding sequence ATGCACACTATCCTGAATGTCTCACAAAATCATTATGTCCGTGGCGGTTCCGATCGCTACTTTTTTGTGCTCGCTGAGTTGTTAAGAAAGCATGGACACCGAATCATCCCCTTTACGGCGGCAGATCCTGAAAATGAGTCGTCTGAATGGGAACGTTATTTCCCGCGCGGTGCAAATTTTGAGCAGCCGGCAGTAGGCGACTTGTTCCGCTTTCTATATTCATACGACGCTGTTAAATCAATTCGAGGGTTACTAAAACACACAGAAATTGATCTCGCACATTTCCACATCTACTACGGTAAACTGACGGCTTCAATCTTGGGCGAACTCAAAAAAGCAGGGATCCCGCTCATTCAGACGTTACATGATTTTAAGTTGACGTGTCCAGTTCATAGTCATATCTCGAACGATGAAATTTGTGAGGCTTGTGCGGGTAAACACTTTTGGCGCGCCCTCCCCAAACGATGCAATAAGGGATCACTCGCTCGCACTGCGTTGAGCGTTACCGAATCTTATTTCTCTCAGATACTGGGTTCACATGACAAGTTTGACCATTTCATTTCTGTATGTCACTTCAACCGTAAAAAAATGATCTCCTACGGTATTCCTGAAGATAAGATATCAACTGTACACAACTTTGTCGAGGTCTCTGACATCACGCCGAATTTCAAAGCCGGGAACTATCTTCTCTATTTCGGGCGCTTGTATCGAAGTAAAGGGATTTTTACGTTAATGGAAGCAGCGATGCCACTCAAACACGTCCCGCTCTATATTGTCGGAGATGGTGAGGCGATGCCTGAACTTCAGCGTATGCGTGAACAGAATGAATGTGAGCATATTCACCTGCTCGGTTTTAAGCAGGGTGATGAACTCCGGGAACTGATTCAGAATTGTATTGGTATGGTCTTGCCATCCGAACTATATGAAAACTGCCCGATGTCTATTTTGGAGGCGTATGCCTACGGCAAACCAGCGATCGGGGCTGATATCGGCGGAATTCCTGAACTCATCGTAGACGGTGTTGATGGATTTCTTTTTCCGCCGGGCAGACAAGAGGCACTGCGAGAACGGCTACTGTGGATGTTCGAGCATAAAAGCGAAGCGACAGAGATGGGGCGTGCGGCACGCCACAAGGTAGAAACCGAGTTTAATGCTAACATTCATTATGAAAAGATTATGAGCATCTATCAACAGTTTTTATAA
- the tnpA gene encoding IS200/IS605 family transposase, producing MKQLICEKETEYGYEIREVETQQEHVHLLVEIPPTDSIDKIGGKIKGYTAKVLREEYPSLKSRLPSLWTRSKFVIPFLNNRFSLAKTRS from the coding sequence TTGAAACAACTGATATGCGAAAAAGAGACCGAGTATGGTTATGAAATCCGTGAAGTTGAAACACAACAAGAGCATGTTCACTTACTTGTTGAGATACCGCCTACAGATTCTATAGACAAAATTGGTGGCAAAATCAAGGGCTATACGGCTAAAGTTTTGCGAGAAGAATATCCGTCTCTCAAAAGTCGTCTGCCTTCACTTTGGACGCGTTCAAAGTTTGTAATACCATTTCTGAATAACCGTTTCTCATTAGCGAAAACCCGCTCGTAG
- a CDS encoding NAD(P)-dependent oxidoreductase, with amino-acid sequence MIFLTGNSGYIGGHLHQAYPSANTLDESQCFQRWETLFAEVRDSIEQATTIIHCGAIADSLYQDPNIFKWNYEATKQLADMARQKNAFLIFISSCTAIAPESYYGWSKRVAEDYIRVNNEKYCILRLYNVYGDEDNRPPENHSVPEKLMRRTLRYVFCPFRRDYIHVADVVRAVRYVENSNIIGTYDVGTGKAVEVKELAELTDGGFYTETTAAAVLGENHPPLELQARPDYMLPGFKTVRDVYSQFVGT; translated from the coding sequence ATGATTTTCCTAACCGGGAACAGCGGTTATATTGGCGGACACTTGCATCAAGCGTATCCTTCGGCAAACACCCTTGATGAAAGTCAGTGTTTTCAGCGATGGGAGACGTTATTTGCCGAAGTGCGTGATTCGATAGAACAGGCAACGACGATTATTCATTGCGGAGCAATAGCTGATTCACTTTATCAAGACCCGAACATCTTTAAATGGAACTATGAAGCGACAAAGCAACTCGCTGATATGGCGCGTCAGAAAAATGCCTTTCTCATTTTTATATCCTCTTGCACGGCGATCGCTCCGGAATCTTACTATGGATGGTCTAAGCGGGTCGCTGAGGACTACATCCGGGTAAACAATGAAAAGTATTGTATTTTGAGGCTCTACAATGTCTATGGCGATGAGGACAATCGCCCACCTGAAAACCATTCTGTACCTGAAAAACTCATGCGGCGGACGCTTCGCTATGTGTTCTGTCCCTTTCGCCGGGATTATATCCACGTAGCAGATGTCGTGCGTGCTGTCCGCTATGTTGAAAATTCAAATATTATCGGCACCTATGATGTTGGAACAGGCAAAGCTGTTGAAGTGAAAGAGTTGGCAGAGTTAACCGATGGCGGATTCTATACAGAAACGACGGCCGCGGCTGTTTTGGGAGAAAACCATCCACCGCTCGAACTGCAAGCACGTCCAGACTATATGCTCCCTGGCTTTAAAACAGTCCGGGATGTGTATTCTCAGTTTGTCGGAACCTAA
- a CDS encoding polysaccharide deacetylase family protein: MGIHILIRECLCRNRVAILMYHDAKSAVFARHIAYLLRHYTVISLDTLVSAIHQKDFSRIPAKSVVITIDDGHADNIKLLPLFKQYRICPTLFVCTQIVDTHRHFWFKVEEQSKAEREKLKRLPNVERLAFLKHTADFEPEKTYPERQALNIAEMKEMIADVDFQPHTQFHPILPHCTEAECRQEILGSKLDLEKLLDIECSHFSYPNGDYTEREIEIVKTAGFRSARTTDIGWNTQKTAPYRLRTVPIADDAGLTLFRAQLTTIPQRLNSWVNAVLP, encoded by the coding sequence TTGGGTATACATATCCTCATTCGGGAATGCCTCTGCCGCAACCGGGTCGCTATCCTTATGTATCACGATGCGAAGTCGGCTGTTTTCGCGAGACATATTGCGTATCTCTTGCGCCATTATACAGTTATCTCACTTGATACCTTGGTCTCCGCTATTCATCAGAAGGATTTCTCACGGATCCCCGCGAAGAGCGTTGTAATTACTATCGACGATGGCCACGCGGATAATATCAAACTCTTACCCCTTTTCAAGCAGTACCGTATTTGTCCGACACTCTTTGTTTGCACACAGATTGTTGATACACATCGGCATTTCTGGTTTAAAGTGGAAGAGCAATCCAAAGCGGAGAGAGAAAAACTGAAAAGACTGCCGAATGTAGAACGGTTAGCGTTCCTCAAGCATACCGCTGACTTTGAACCCGAAAAGACGTATCCAGAGAGGCAGGCATTGAATATCGCCGAAATGAAAGAGATGATAGCGGACGTTGATTTTCAACCGCATACGCAGTTCCATCCGATTTTACCACACTGTACGGAAGCGGAATGTAGACAAGAAATTCTGGGTAGCAAGCTGGATTTAGAGAAACTTTTGGATATTGAATGTTCCCATTTCAGTTACCCGAACGGTGATTATACCGAACGCGAAATTGAGATTGTGAAAACGGCGGGGTTCCGATCGGCGCGGACGACCGATATAGGCTGGAATACGCAGAAGACTGCACCCTATCGACTGAGAACCGTTCCGATTGCCGATGATGCTGGATTGACCCTTTTCCGCGCGCAACTCACAACAATCCCGCAACGGCTTAATAGTTGGGTAAATGCTGTATTGCCTTAA